In Hyphomicrobium denitrificans 1NES1, the genomic stretch AACCGTCCGGCGCGGCAGCACCTCGAGTCCTTCGAGCAATGCGGCGGTCTCGGAGCGCCCATGTGTCTCGACCACGCCGACGACGACATCGAGCCCTTCGTTCTTCAGGGCGCGCGCAGCCGACAGCATGGCGTACGTCTTCCCGACGCCGGGCGCCATTCCAAGAAACACCTTGAGCTTGCCGCGCCGTTCATTGGCGGCAAGCTCCAGCAGTGCCTTGGCAGAGGTGCGGCGCGTATCTTCCGGCCGTGAGGTGTTGGCCATGTCCTATCCGGAACCCGCTCCAAAGGTACGGTCAAGAGCCAAATTGAGCAGCAGAACGTTAATCCGCGGCTCGCCTATGACGCCCAAAGTCGGTTGCCTGGTGTCTTCGGCGATAAGCGCGCGGACGCGATCTGGCGAGACGCCGCGCGCCGCGGCCACTCGTCCAACCTGAAGCTCGGCATAGGCTGGGCTGATATGCGGATCAAGGCCGCTGCCCGAGGCTGTTACGGCGTCGGCCGGGATGTCGGTTGCTCCTTCTTTGTGCAGCTTGGCGATGTCGTTCTTGACGCGCTCCAAAAGCTGACGCGAGAGCGGTCCGAGATTCGATCCGGAGGAGGATGAGGCGTCATAGCCGGATTGGCCCGCTGCCGAGGGGCGTCCGTGAAAATATCTGCCCGACGCGAACGACTGGCCGATCAGCTGAGATCCGACGATTTTTCCGTCGCGGCTGATCTGGCTGCCTGCGGCTTTTGTGGGAAAGATGACGTTCGCGATGCCGGTCAGTGCGAGCGGATAGGCCAGGCCGGTCAAGCCCGTGAAAACGATGAACAGAGTGATCGCCGGGCGGAAATACGACAGCATGTGCGGCCCTCCTTAAGCGAGACCCAGGGCTGAGACAGTCAAGTCCACGATCTTGATTCCGATGAATGGGACGATGATGCCACCGAGGCCGTAGACAAGCAGGTTGCGCCTCAGGAGTGCGGCTGCTCCGATCGGCCGGTAAGCGACGCCTTTCAGCGCCAGCGGTATCAGGGCGACGATAATGAGCGCGTTGAAGATGACGGCGGACAGGATGGCGCTCTGTGGCGTCGTGAGAGCCATGACGTTCAGCTTGCCAAGTTCGGGGTAGGTGGCGACGAACAGCGCTGGGATAATCGCGAAGTACTTCGCCACGTCGTTCGCTATCGAGAACGTCGTCAGCGAGCCGCGCGTCATCAGCAGTTGCTTGCCGATTTCGGTGATCTCGATCAGCTTGGTCGGATCGCTGTCGAGGTCCACCATGTTGCCCGCTTCTCGCGCTGCCTGGGTACCGGTCTGCATGGCAACCCCGACGTCGGCCTGCGCGAGTGCGGGTGCGTCGTTCGTGCCGTCGCCGCACATGGCGATCAGGCGGCCCTTACGCTGCTCGGAGCGGATATAGGCGAGCTTGTCCTGCGGAGTGGCTTCCGCGATGTAGTCATCGACGCCAGCTTCGGAGGCGATGGCTGCGGCGGTGACGGGGTTGTCGCCCGTGACCATCACGGTCTTGATGCCCATCTGGCGCAGCGCCGCAAAGCGTGTCTTGATCTCGGGTTTGACGACGTCCTTGAGGTGAATGACGCCGACAAGATCGGAGCCTTCAGCGACGGCGAGCGGCGTGCCACCCGTCCGTGCGATCGAGTCCACGGCTTGCCGAAATACCGCCGGAGCATGTTCGATCGTCTGGCCGACCTGCGCCAGCATCGCATCGACTGCGCCCTTGCGTATGTTGCGGCCATCGATATCGATGCCGGAGACGCGGGTCTGGGCGGAAAACGGAATGACCTTCGTCGGGACCATGTCGCCGATGTCCGGAAGTCCGTAGTGGCCGCGCGCAAGCGCCACAATCGAACGTCCTTCCGGCGTTTCGTCTGCGAGCGACGCAAGAAGTGACGATTTCGCAACGTCGTGCTCCGAGCGGCCGGGTACAGGTATGAAGGCGCTCGCGAGACGGTTGCCGTAGGTGATGGTGCCGGTCTTGTCGAGAAGCAGCGTGTCGACATCGCCTGCTGCCTCGACCGCGCGACCGG encodes the following:
- the kdpC gene encoding potassium-transporting ATPase subunit KdpC encodes the protein MLSYFRPAITLFIVFTGLTGLAYPLALTGIANVIFPTKAAGSQISRDGKIVGSQLIGQSFASGRYFHGRPSAAGQSGYDASSSSGSNLGPLSRQLLERVKNDIAKLHKEGATDIPADAVTASGSGLDPHISPAYAELQVGRVAAARGVSPDRVRALIAEDTRQPTLGVIGEPRINVLLLNLALDRTFGAGSG
- the kdpB gene encoding potassium-transporting ATPase subunit KdpB, with protein sequence MSKRVIHGLLDQSILRRATVDAVRKLAPRKLVRNPVMFVTGAVAALVTLIFIRDIAVGRAGLLFTGQIAAWLWFTVLFANFAEAVAEGRGRAQADALRRTRSDTIAKLLLHPDDTKDDPWESKPAQDLVAGDVVLVEAGDTIPADGEVIQGIASVNESAITGESAPVIRESGGDRSAVTGGTVVLSDWIIVRITAVAGSSFLDRMIALVEGAERQKTPNELALSILLSGMTLILLITVTTLWGIADYSSTEVSVTVLVALLVTLIPTTIGGLLSAIGIAGMDRLVRFNVVATSGRAVEAAGDVDTLLLDKTGTITYGNRLASAFIPVPGRSEHDVAKSSLLASLADETPEGRSIVALARGHYGLPDIGDMVPTKVIPFSAQTRVSGIDIDGRNIRKGAVDAMLAQVGQTIEHAPAVFRQAVDSIARTGGTPLAVAEGSDLVGVIHLKDVVKPEIKTRFAALRQMGIKTVMVTGDNPVTAAAIASEAGVDDYIAEATPQDKLAYIRSEQRKGRLIAMCGDGTNDAPALAQADVGVAMQTGTQAAREAGNMVDLDSDPTKLIEITEIGKQLLMTRGSLTTFSIANDVAKYFAIIPALFVATYPELGKLNVMALTTPQSAILSAVIFNALIIVALIPLALKGVAYRPIGAAALLRRNLLVYGLGGIIVPFIGIKIVDLTVSALGLA